Proteins from one Epinephelus moara isolate mb chromosome 1, YSFRI_EMoa_1.0, whole genome shotgun sequence genomic window:
- the LOC126386748 gene encoding uncharacterized protein LOC126386748: MLERIKLSILLQGLTLLVLLGPACKASSLGLTVHVLPLDSDGGNTVRAHFSAIAPTPCPALTGLCAAGEDCLVHTTSLPFTGTKPSSGWCVRQWQKTVPSNYNATIKLGSDTEIYVSMKAGPQIRGNSGRLNHPAFVGLFPPLRARVNCPHHFHLSVKDLDGDKVRCRFARPEEGECVNCTQHSFIELEEDQCLFTFTGKAAAGRYFIHLMAEDMIPTPRTSHTTANKPLSSVPVHLSLTVEESTSSCSSEPVATDETPRVDSTLFVLPYQQVQFDVEFESQQESILEFGAIGPPGLLRVGFKTIGPLATMTMSWVRSENKLARLLPICFAANTRSLQSEPRCVWLYQREMAALPAGTELTCEKTAMTLLLPINSLSDIDLTELQLNSPTCPVTYNSTHLTARISLTGCGTKIVHSGNEMVFTNTLKTVRAYTLVSRRPTLVLPLACRIPEAQVGTPHYQIGMPKEEEVFGVVDVWIEIHAPGEGPLAEFTRTPRFRTLRMAPGRVRREAQSPSESNSTSTSSTDNSTTNTHGAVGSRITQLDLHVMSNCSIERAEMIVSNCIESATEDFAETFPILEQGCMSSNKTLEVITTKSNSKVYRLDLSGIETKGSTMYIECTVNLCIATMPSEKCPDLCARSFNHRALVGSLFTSAYTIRSGPVSLVVTSPAPTTTAVAKATTTAAATTTAAAAAAATTITTAAPISNTTSGAPEQASAMAAGVILTTFSIFLQNIFLY; the protein is encoded by the exons ATGTTGGAGAGAATCAAACTGAGCATCCTGCTGCAGGGCCTCACTCTGCTGGTCCTGTTGGGCCCGGCCTGCAAAGCCTCTTCTCTGGGACTGACGGTCCACGTTTTGCCCCTGGACAGTGATGGAGGGAATACG GTACGAGCTCATTTCAGTGCCATTGCTCCGACTCCTTGTCCAGCTTTGACTGGACTGTGTGCTGCAGGGGAGGACTGTCTGGTCCACACTACCTCATTACCTTTCACTGGCACCAAACCCAGCTCGGGCTGGTGCGTCCGCCAGTGGCAGAAAACTGTCCCCAGTAATTACAACGCCACTATAAAATTAGG GTCCGACACAGAAATTTATGTATCGATGAAAGCAGGACCACAGATTCGGGGAAACAGCGGGAGACTTAACCATCCTGCTTTTGTAGGGCTCTTTCCTCCACTAAG GGCCCGTGTAAACTGCCCTCACCACTTCCATCTGTCGGTGAAAGATCTGGACGGTGACAAGGTGAGATGTCGCTTTGCTCGCCCCGAGGAGGGAGAGTGTGTCAACTGCACTCAGCACTCTTTTATAGAGCTGGAAGAG gaccaatgtttgtttacattcacgggaaaagcagcagcaggacgGTATTTCATCCACCTGATGGCGGAGGACATGATCCCTACGCCCAGAACAAGCCACACCACAGCTAACAAGCCCCTCAGCTCTGTCCCTGTGCACCTGTCTCTCACAG tGGAGGAGTCGacctccagctgcagcagtgaaCCTGTGGCAACAGACGAAACCCCCAGAGTGGACTCCACGCTGTTTGTCCTGCCGTACCAGCAGGTGCAGTTCGACGTCGAGTTTGAATCACAGCAGGAGAG catTTTAGAGTTTGGCGCGATCGGTCCCCCGGGACTTCTCAGGGTTGGTTTCAAAACAATCGGCCCCCTCGCGACCATGACCATGTCCTGGGTCCGCTCCGAAAACAAACTGGCCCGCCTTTTGCCCATCTGCTTCGCTGCGAATACCAGGAG TTTGCAGTCAGAGCCCAGATGCGTGTGGCTGTACCAAA GGGAGATGGCGGCGCTGCCTGCCGGAAcag AGCTGACGTGTGAGAAGACAGCGATGACACTGTTGCTCCCTATCAACTCCCTGAGTGACATCGACCTGACCGAGCTGCAGCTCAACAGCCCCACCTGTCCCGTCACCTACAACAGCACACACCTGACTGCACGCATCTCCCTGACTGGCTGCGGCACCAAGATTGTG caCTCTGGTAACGAGATGGTTTTCACCAACACCTTGAAAACTGTGCGTGCGTACACCCTGGTGAGCCGCCGGCCCACACTCGTCCTCCCTCTGGCCTGCCGGATCCCTGAAGCCCAGGTCGGCACACCGCACTACCAGATCGGCATGCCCAAAGAGGAGGAGGTCTTCGGTGTGGTTGACGTGTGGATAGAAATTCACGCTCCAGGAGAGGGGCCCCTGGCCGAATTCACTCGCACCCCTAGGTTTCGCACCCTCAGGATGGCGCCAGGACGAGTGCGCCGAGAGGCACAATCACCATCAGAGAGCAACAGCACCTCCACCAGCTCCACTGATAACAGCACCACTAATACCCATGGGGCCGTTGGGTCCAGGATCACCCAGCTGGACCTCCATGTGATGTCCAACTGCAGCATTGAACGGGCCGAGATGATAGTGAGCAACTGTATTGAGTCTGCGACGGAGGACTTTGCAGAAACCTTCCCCATTCTTGAGCAAGG GTGTATGTCTTCCAACAAAACATTAGAGGTCATTACAACAAAATCCAATTCCAAGGTTTACCGCCTTGATTTGTCCGGCATAGAGACCAAAGGATCAACG ATGTACATTGAGTGCACGGTGAATCTGTGCATCGCCACCATGCCCTCTGAGAAGTGCCCTGATCTGTGTGCCCGCTCCTTTAATCACAGAGCTCTGGTTGGCAGTCTGTTCACCAGCGCCTACACCATTAGGTCGGGACCCGTTAGCCTCGTGGTAACCTCTCCTGCACCAACCACAACAGCCGTCGCCAAAGCTACGACTACTGCTGCAGCAaccacaactgctgctgctgctgctgctgccaccactataACCACAGCTGCCCCGATCAGCAACACCACCTCAGGCG CTCCAGAACAGGCCTCAGCCATGGCAGCCGGAGTGATTTTGACAACTTTCAGCATATTTCTTCAAAACATCTTCCTGTACTGA